The stretch of DNA GGCTACAGCCCAATCTCGATACTCTTTTGTCTGCTGACCAACGGTATCACACGTGGAAGGGTTCAGTTTCACCTTGAAGCGCGCAATTGAGCCGGTCTCATATCGTGTTCTAACACTGCCATTGGTCATCACACTTCCTCCACTCTTGGGGTACCACACGGGTTGAACCACGTCCACTTCTGAGTAGATTCTCACTTTTCTGCGAGTCAGGCGGCTCACAAGGGACGGAAATCTCTTGGTGCTAAGGTATCGCGACGAGCTGGGCTGCTCGGGCGCACTCAGAACTCTTTCATTACCTCTTGTTGTCGCTGAGGAAGAAAGGGGTATCGAAATGGGTGACGATAGAGTCATAGGGCTATTATCCATGATAGAACCACCGTTGGTATCAAGAGTGCAGCAGTCGGAACCAGTTTCTGGAGATTGTTGGGTTTTAAAGGCTTCTGATTCAATGGCCTCACTGAGACTTATGTGATCCTTGCTGACGGTGATATGTAGAGGCTTGTTTCTGTCATTGAAGAGCACCTTGACGTCTCTAGAGTCCGTTCCGCAGGAGACGGCATCTTTCCCAAGCTTCTGTCTCAGCCTATGGATCTCTCCCATTCGACAGTTGAGTTCTAATCTGAGACTGTGCATCTTGTCTTCGTTTTCCTGCCAGCTGTTCTTGTATTGTTGTCCTACGGCTGCTTCCGCAGCCAGTACCACAGAAGAGCCCAGGATCTCCTGGTAGAGCTGCCAGACGAGCGCCATAGCTTCGGGGTCGTCTCCCGTGGCTGCCTTTTCGTAGAACAGCGTCCCCAGGTCGTCGAAGGAAAGGAGCCCCCTGCGCCTGGCAGCCACATCTGTAGCGTGGAGAGCAGACGGAAAGGTGATCTCCTGAGCGTTGTTGATGGTCCCGATGAACAGCTGGTGGTAGTTTCTCAGAgagttggagaagttgTCGGTTCTCTTGTTGAGTCTTCGGTTGAGAGACTCTCCTCGGGCTGCCAGTTTCGGTTTCGTTTTCCACCACGGATGTTTCAACATGAAGATCGGTTTCGGGTGCTAAAGCAGGATCGGAAAGCAATCACGGGTATCAAGCAGACGTAGAGCAATAGATCGAGAAGAGAGTAACACATGTGAAGAACAACCGGAGCTATAGTTAAAACATGGAGAACATGTTTGCATAGGTCTTTGTACCCATCCCGTTTTAAGGTGGACAAGTTGAGGTGCGAGAAGATGGAAGTGGCCAGGTAAGGGTCCTTAAATGTTACTGTAGAAGTCAAGGGTACGGCCCACCGTCGTCTATCTTCTCGCCTGTCTTCTTCCATTTTGCCTTTATTTCGTGATATCcaaaagaaagaagaaaaagaagaaaaaaaccaaccGAGATTTTCTATCCCGCCTTTTGTTGTGTTTTCTGTGTGGTGAAAAAAGattgcagcacccaggattctcgtatggtctcccactacaattactaactaggctctctgggTGCTTTGACCTATGGCCGGAATCGGACGGGGAAGCCTCACGCTCTACCGATTGAGCTAGCCAGGCGGACGATGGAGTTGAAAAAGTGGAGATTCAATTTATGCTTGAAAgaataataaataaaaaaatgaatcattagaataaaaataaaaaaaaaatcactaccacgagaccacgacaatgacatcaGAACTAGACGAAGCGTCGACGAACCAACTGACAGCGCCCTGACAGCGCCTTGGCAGCGCACACACCGCAAtgattcagaagtgtatgatttaaGATTTATTGAATGCCAATAACCCAGCTTACTACCTTGTTAGGTAGATAGGCTGTAATGaaatcattagaataaaaaaaaaaaaaaaaaacgtgAATGTAATGAAAAATATTGCAATAAAAAATTAGGAAAAAATTAGGAAAAAATTAGGAAAAAATGAATCATCAGaataaatgaaaaaaaCCTCTTCCGAGTCCGATTAACGGGTATAGCGTTGTTCATACGCCTCAAGTATTTCCCTCGTCGGTATATCCCTACTCAGAATAAAAAGGCTCTGATTATGTTTCATTGCAATTCAGAACAAACCTGTGGTTTATCGTAACATTGAAAATATGAGCTCATATTATAACAGGTTTGTTCTGAATTGTAATTAAAAATAATCAAAGCCTTTTTCCACATATTATTTCTTGTCTTTATCGGGTTCTGTGGGTTCTGGAATTATTGCGGATCCTTCCGAAAGACCCCCTGTTCAGGGGTACTCTCGTAcgtacatgtacatactgtagggGGTCCAGGTGTCATCGCGTTAGCGAGACATTTGATTAGTCGAGTTGAACCAAGACGACGTTTTGGGGATATTATTAGTCGGAACTTGTCGGTCTAAAAGCGTCCGTTCTTTCAATGACAATACTACGGTACGTGATATGCCATTCCTACAAGTGTGCAATACTAtcgtagctactgtaccgtaCTGTAGCTAACCGACGATACCCTTCAATTGTTGGTGCTTGTTTTATACcctcgtatgtacagtacatacgagcGCTCGTACTATGCTGTATCGTATCGTCC from Yarrowia lipolytica chromosome 1D, complete sequence encodes:
- a CDS encoding uncharacterized protein (Compare to YALI0D08800g, no similarity), producing the protein MLKHPWWKTKPKLAARGESLNRRLNKRTDNFSNSLRNYHQLFIGTINNAQEITFPSALHATDVAARRRGLLSFDDLGTLFYEKAATGDDPEAMALVWQLYQEILGSSVVLAAEAAVGQQYKNSWQENEDKMHSLRLELNCRMGEIHRLRQKLGKDAVSCGTDSRDVKVLFNDRNKPLHITVSKDHISLSEAIESEAFKTQQSPETGSDCCTLDTNGGSIMDNSPMTLSSPISIPLSSSATTRGNERVLSAPEQPSSSRYLSTKRFPSLVSRLTRRKVRIYSEVDVVQPVWYPKSGGSVMTNGSVRTRYETGSIARFKVKLNPSTCDTVGQQTKEYRDWAVAKAERKYGELFVPS